From the genome of Gorilla gorilla gorilla isolate KB3781 chromosome 4, NHGRI_mGorGor1-v2.1_pri, whole genome shotgun sequence:
tgacctcgtgatcggcccgccttggcctcccaaagcgctgggattacaggcatgaaccaccgcgcccggccaactctgGGTTTCTGATTCCACTTCCGTTTCCCAGGGCAACGCTCCCCAGtccccccacccccgaccccGGAATCATGCATCGGACTACACGGATCaaaatcacagagctgaacccCCACCTCATGTGTGCCCTCTGCGGGGGGTACTTCATCGACGCCACCACTATCGTGGAGTGCCTGCATTCCTGTGAGTTGGGGGGAGGGGAGCTGCTCAGGGTGGGCAGCCTCTGTGCCCAGATTGGGGCGGGCACGGCCTGAGGAAGGTAGCACGCAAACCCTTGCCCTAAAGAGCCAACGCGCCCACGTGTCTGCTGGGAATCCTTAGGTCACAGAGGGCCTACCTCGCAGGGGCGACTGGGCGCGGGGCATCAGCCCAGAAGTTCATTTCAAGGACTCACATCTGAAATCTCAGTTCTTTCTTGAAATGGCTGAAATTTTATGCCCTGAAGACGCAGACACCCCTTGTTTGCACTGTGGGCTTGGCAGCAGCGGGGTGGGACCCAGAGGCATCTTGAACACGCTGGCTTTTGTCCCCCACTCCATCGGGGAGCTTGGGACTCAGGGCTGACCTTCTGCATTGTACATGACACTGGCCTGTCTCACACAAGATCCAGCTTCCCTCAACAGTGCACAAGGACAGGTACCACACGTGCAGAACACACATCGCCACATTGGGCCTCGGAGCAGGGacagggtggaggaggagggataTCTGAGTCTGAGCAGAGGGCGGGGAGGCTGGTCCTGGAGTTGGAAGTTGGCTCtgactctcctctctctctccacaccccCAAGTCTGCAAAACCTGCATCGTGCGCTACCTGGAGACCAACAAATACTGCCCCATGTGTGACGTGCAGGTCCATAAAACCCGGCCGCTGCTGAGCATCAGGTGGGCTTGGCACCGCACCTCCCGTCCCCGCGATCGTCTGGGTCagcctcccccatccctcccacGCTCCGTGCTTCCTTCAGCCAAGGCGGCAGGTGTGGGAGAAGCATGGGGTGTGGACCTGGGCTACTCCCCGACCTTGGGGTTACATTTGTCTCATCACAGGGTGAGGCATACTAGAGGGGCAAAGACCAGACCCACAGGGATCCTAATGCCTGGGCACCGGTCTCAGGAAGGGGGTGGGAAGAGGGGTCCCCTGGCTGGGAGAGCAGGGCGAGGTCAGAGCACTCTGGAGAGCGCATTGCTGATAAGCCCTGTCCATTTTTCCCCAGGTCTGACAAAACACTTCAAGACATTGTCTACAAATTGGTCCCTGGGCTTTTTAAAGGTATCTGCACTCCATTCCTCCTCCACTGACCCCATTTCCCAACCCATGGCCCTGTCCTCAATCCTGCTGCCTTCTTCCAGATGAGATGAAACGGCGGCGGGATTTCTATGCAGCGTACCCCCTGACGGAGGGTGAGTGTGCTCGCGTCTGTTTGTGTGTGCACAGTCTTGCCTGGGACCATGTAGGTGTGTAGCGCTACCACTCACCCTCTGACCTCTGCGCACACCTCCCCAGAAGGTGGCCGGGCTCACCTGGCTGAGTTCATGATCTCTGGGTCCTTGGCGGGCTCCCTTCCTACATCCTCCGCCAACCCGAGAGCTCTCTCCTTCTGCAGTCCCCAACGGCTCCAACGAGGACCGCGGCGAGGTCTTGGAGCAGGAGAAGGGGGCTCTGAGTGATGATGAGATTGTCAGCCTCTCCATCGAATTCTACGAAGGTGCCAGGCAAGTCTGGCCCAGGCTGGCCCCTTCTGGGTTCCTAGTCTGGGTCACCCCTTCTCCCACCCAGGACCCTCTCTGGATGTGTCCATTGAGGGATCATCCTCCTGGGTCTCCTGGTTCTTCCTGGGTCTTCCTAGCTTCATTCTTTCTCCGTCCCCAGGGACCGGGACGAGAAGAAGGGCCCCCTGGAGAATGGGGATGGGGACAAAGAGAAAGTGAGTGCTGGGGCCTGCCCAGGACTGGAATGTGGGCTGGGAGGGAGTGGCCTGGGGTGGATCCCCTACCATGGGTGCCTGTGCCCCAGCAGACAGGGGTGCGCTTCCTGCGATGCCCAGCAGCCATGACCGTCATGCATCTCGCCAAGTTTCTCCGCAACAAGATGGATGTGCCCAGCAAGTACAAGGTGGGTCCCTGGGCCTTTCAAAAAATGGGTGTCTGTGTATGGGTGTGTCAGACAGTCTGTGCAGCGCAGCCATTGGTCAGAGCTGGCTAGGTATCACCCAGGGCTTGCGTGGTTAACTGAGCCCATGCGTTAACAGAAGGGTGGTTGAAACCAAGATTGGGGGCAGTCTAGGGGTGTTGAAGTcagtgtgcagtggtgcatggGACCAAgacagtgtgtatgtgtgcacgttGCACACTCGGAACTGTGGCAGAGGTGAGTGCAAAAAACGCAGGGCCTCCTCGGGCTGGTTGGCTGTGGGAAGGCTAGTCTGAAATTCCAACGGAGCTCCAGGACATAGCTTTTCAAGCTTGAATGTATATGTGTCccctggagatcttgttaaaatgcagattctgatttagtagattccatatttccttttttttttttttttttttttttgagatggagtcttgttctgtcaccaggctggagtgcagtggagcgatctcggctcactgcaacctccgcctaccggattcaagcgattctcctgcctcagcctcccgagtagctgggattacaggctcctgccaccacacctggctaatttttgtagttttagtagagacagggtttcaccatgttggccaggctggtcttaaactcctgacctcgtgatccaccccaccttggcctcccaaagtgctgggattacaggcatgagccacggcacccggccagaTTCcgtatttctaacaagctcctaggTACTGAAGGTCCATGGATCACACTCTAGGACAGTGGATCCTAAACTGTTACCTGTTAAATCTCATGAGTTAACTCACATCTTACCAGTTAAGTCAGAATTTCTGGGGGTAAGATGCAGgcattgattttttgtttttgcttttttttttcccccctttgtcacgcaggctggagtgcagtggcatcatcttggctcactgcaacctccgcctcctggtttaaagtgattcttgtgcctcagcctcccaagtagcgggactacaggtacatgccaccacacctggctaatttttgtacttttagtatagacagggtttcaccatgttggccaggctggtctccaactcctggcctcaagtgacccacccgcttcagcctcccaaagctctgggattacaggtgtgagccaccgcacctagccaggCATTggtgggtttttggttttttgtttgttttttgagacagagtcttgctcttgttgcccaggctggagtgcaatggcaggatcttggctcaccgcaacctctgctgaccccccgggctcaagcgattctcctaccttagcctcctgagtagctgggatacaggcatgtggcaccacacccggctaattctgtatttttcgtagagacggggtttctccatgttggtttggctggtcttgaactctcagcctcccaaagctctgggattataggcttgagccaccgcacttggacTAGGCATTggtgtatgttttttgttttgtttttttttgagacggagtctcgctctgtcgcccaggctggagttcaggggcactatctccgctcactgcaagctccgcctcccgggttcacgccattctcctgcctcagcctcccgagtagctgggactacagacgcccgccaccacgcccggctaattttttgt
Proteins encoded in this window:
- the PCGF2 gene encoding polycomb group RING finger protein 2 isoform X2 — encoded protein: MHRTTRIKITELNPHLMCALCGGYFIDATTIVECLHSFCKTCIVRYLETNKYCPMCDVQVHKTRPLLSIRSDKTLQDIVYKLVPGLFKDEMKRRRDFYAAYPLTEVPNGSNEDRGEVLEQEKGALSDDEIVSLSIEFYEGARDRDEKKGPLENGDGDKEKTGVRFLRCPAAMTVMHLAKFLRNKMDVPSKYKVEVLYEDEPLKEYYTLMDIAYIYPWRRNGPLPLKYRVQPACKRLTLATVPTPSEGTNTSGASESEARSPGQDRATASKSTRRQKPVSSDPTPTP
- the PCGF2 gene encoding polycomb group RING finger protein 2 isoform X1; this encodes MHRTTRIKITELNPHLMCALCGGYFIDATTIVECLHSFCKTCIVRYLETNKYCPMCDVQVHKTRPLLSIRSDKTLQDIVYKLVPGLFKDEMKRRRDFYAAYPLTEVPNGSNEDRGEVLEQEKGALSDDEIVSLSIEFYEGARDRDEKKGPLENGDGDKEKTGVRFLRCPAAMTVMHLAKFLRNKMDVPSKYKVEVLYEDEPLKEYYTLMDIAYIYPWRRNGPLPLKYRVQPACKRLTLATVPTPSEGTNTSGASECESVSDKAPSPATLPATSSSLPSPATPSHGSPSSHGPPATHPTSPTPPSTASGATTAANGGSSNCLQTPSSTSRGRKMTVNGAPVPPLT